In the Malus domestica chromosome 16, GDT2T_hap1 genome, one interval contains:
- the LOC103403245 gene encoding receptor-like protein 4 encodes MTAVVFLLLSISLFSSTTSAASTPPYPYGGVAYHIDSGSPTDQTDPFNTTWLSDRFFTGGATSVVSEPLQFHHPQEKTLRYFPLSSGKKNCYIIPNLPSGRYYIRTFTVYDNYDGRSHSPSFDVSVEGTVVFSWRSPWSEDLARTGAYSDLFAFVADSEADICFYSIATDPPVIGSLQLIRVDPDSYDAGSIGKNYILVNYGRLTCGSDQFGPGFSNDTDLFGRSWQNDKDFRFTDAVSESAVRYVSTRNTIANTDQSPNYFPMKLYQSATVVDGKALEYELPVDAKLDYLLWFHFAEIDSSVKKAGQRVFNILINGKNVNRIDIFKEVGSFAAYTWHYTVKNLSSSVLNVKLQSVAGAALISGLENYALVPADVATVPEQVVAMRALKESLRVPDRMGWNGDPCAPSNWDAWEGVSCQHDKNGTVLIISGIDLGSQGLKGFISDQISLLSNLVSLNLSSNSLEGVLPSGLGQKSLKRLDLSNNEFTGPIPQSLTTSNLQLLLLNNNLLEGKVPEELYSIGVHGGAIDLYGNKGLCGVPSLPDCPLFWENGGLSKKGKIAIVVSCVLVFCLVVLALYIFCIRRRRNDYDFSLPQDLMALSAKRNRYQRQKSLMLLEMESQHAKASTPLTPQ; translated from the exons atgactGCCGtcgtcttcctcctcctttctatctctctcttctcctccaCCACCTCCGCCGCCTCTACACCGCCTTATCCCTACG GTGGAGTCGCCTACCACATAGACTCCGGCAGCCCCACCGACCAAACCGACCCATTCAACACCACCTGGCTCTCCGACCGCTTCTTCACCGGCGGCGCAACCTCCGTCGTCTCCGAGCCTCTCCAATTCCACCACCCACAAGAGAAGACCCTCCGCTACTTCCCTCTATCTTCCGGCAAAAAGAACTGCTACATAATCCCCAATTTGCCCTCCGGACGCTACTACATCCGCACCTTCACTGTCTACGACAACTACGACGGCAGGTCCCACTCCCCCTCCTTCGACGTCTCCGTCGAGGGCACTGTTGTCTTTTCCTGGCGCTCCCCGTGGTCCGAGGACCTCGCCCGCACCGGCGCCTACTCGGATCTCTTCGCATTCGTCGCCGACTCTGAGGCCGATATCTGCTTCTACAGCATTGCCACCGACCCTCCCGTCATCGGATCGCTTCAGCTCATCCGGGTCGACCCGGACTCCTACGACGCCGGTTCCATCGGAAAAAACTACATTCTCGTCAACTACGGCCGGTTAACCTGTGGCTCTGATCAGTTTGGCCCCGGATTCAGCAACGACACCGACCTCTTCGGCCGCTCATGGCAAAACGACAAGGATTTCCGATTCACCGACGCCGTCTCCGAATCCGCCGTCCGGTATGTCTCCACTAGAAACACCATTGCCAACACAGACCAGAGCCCCAACTATTTTCCGATGAAATTGTACCAATCGGCGACGGTCGTCGACGGCAAAGCCCTGGAATACGAATTGCCGGTGGACGCGAAGCTCGATTATTTGTTGTGGTTCCATTTCGCGGAGATCGATTCGAGTGTGAAGAAGGCGGGGCAGAGAGTATTCAACATTCTCATCAATGGCAAGAATGTGAATCGAATTGACATATTCAAGGAGGTGGGGAGCTTCGCGGCGTATACATGGCATTACACAGTGAAGAACTTGAGCAGTAGTGTCCTGAATGTGAAGCTTCAGAGTGTCGCGGGCGCGGCATTGATCAGCGGGCTCGAAAACTACGCTCTGGTTCCTGCTGATGTTGCCACTGTTCCAGAACAAG TGGTTGCTATGAGAGCATTGAAGGAATCGCTTCGTGTTCCCGATAGGATGGGGTGGAATGGTGATCCATGTGCTCCGTCCAATTGGGATGCTTGGGAGGGAGTTTCGTGCCAGCACGATAAGAATGGAACTGTTCTTATCATATCTGGAAT CGATCTTGGAAGTCAAGGATTGAAAGGGTTTATCAGTGACCAGATTAGTCTCTTGTCGAACTTGGTAAGCCT GAACTTAAGTTCCAATTCTTTGGAGGGCGTATTACCATCTGGGCTAGGCCAAAAAAGTCTCAAACGGCT GGATTTGTCGAACAATGAATTTACTGGGCCTATACCACAGAGTTTAACTACTTCGAATCTCCAGCTTTT GCTATTGAATAATAACTTATTGGAAGGCAAAGTTCCAGAGGAGCTCTATTCTATTGGCGTCCATGGGGGAGCCATTGA TCTTTATGGCAACAAAGGTTTGTGCGGCGTACCATCTTTACCTGATTGTCCTCTGTTTTGGGAAAATGGCGGCTTATCTAAGAAGGGTAAAATTGCGATAGTCGTATCTTGTGTTCTTGTTTTCTGCCTGGTTGTGTTGGCGTTATACATATTCTGCATCCGAAGGCGTAGGAATGATTACGACTTCAGCCTACCTCAAGACTTAATGG
- the LOC103425436 gene encoding probable galacturonosyltransferase-like 3 has translation MPPGHGPLPLLLLLLAALFATGTVQFLVNSAAVELPKFREAPAFRNGRGCPRTAWSSLDQHSHYDPSIIHIAMTLDATYLRGSVAGVFSVLQHATCPENIVFHFIAASHRNRRSSDLLRHAITSTFPYLTFHVYHFDSSLVRGKISYSVRRALDQPLNYARIYLADLLPSGVRRIIYFDSDLIVVDDVAKLWRIDLGRRVLGAPEYCHANFTNYFTPKFWSNAAFAAEFKGRRACYFNTGVMVIDLWKWREGKYTQKLEHWMRVQKRCRIYELGSLPPFLLVFAGDVEGVEHRWNQHGLGGDNVEGLCRDLHPGPVSLLHWSGKGKPWLRLDSKRPCPLDSLWAPYDLYRHSSLFSDS, from the coding sequence ATGCCACCGGGCCATGGTCctctccccctcctcctccttctcctcgcCGCCCTCTTCGCGACCGGGACCGTACAATTCCTGGTGAATTCCGCCGCCGTCGAGCTTCCTAAGTTCCGAGAAGCACCTGCATTCCGCAACGGACGAGGATGCCCCCGCACGGCATGGTCCTCGCTGGACCAGCACTCCCACTACGACCCCTCCATCATCCACATCGCCATGACATTGGACGCCACCTACCTCCGGGGCTCCGTTGCCGGCGTCTTCTCCGTCCTCCAGCACGCCACCTGCCCCGAAAACATCGTCTTCCACTTCATCGCTGCCTCCCACCGCAACCGCCGCTCCTCCGACCTCCTCCGCCACGCCATCACTTCCACCTTCCCCTACCTCACCTTCCACGTCTACCACTTCGACTCCAGCCTCGTCAGGGGCAAGATCTCCTACTCCGTCCGCCGCGCCCTCGACCAGCCCCTCAATTATGCGCGCATCTACCTCGCCGATCTCCTCCCCTCGGGCGTCCGCCGCATCATCTACTTCGACTCCGACCTCATTGTCGTGGACGACGTGGCGAAGCTGTGGCGGATCGACCTCGGGCGGCGCGTGCTGGGGGCGCCGGAGTACTGCCACGCCAATTTCACCAACTACTTCACCCCGAAATTCTGGTCGAACGCGGCGTTCGCGGCGGAATTCAAGGGGCGGAGGGCGTGCTACTTCAACACCGGGGTGATGGTGATCGATCTGTGGAAGTGGAGGGAGGGCAAGTACACGCAGAAGCTGGAGCACTGGATGCGGGTGCAGAAACGATGTCGTATCTACGAGCTGGGCTCGCTGCCGCCGTTTCTACTGGTGTTCGCGGGTGACGTGGAGGGGGTGGAGCACAGGTGGAACCAGCACGGCCTCGGCGGTGACAACGTGGAGGGGCTGTGTCGGGACCTCCACCCGGGCCCAGTAAGCCTCCTGCACTGGAGCGGGAAAGGGAAGCCGTGGCTGAGATTGGACTCCAAGCGGCCGTGTCCGCTCGATAGCTTGTGGGCCCCCTATGATCTGTACCGTCACTCGTCATTGTTCTCTGATAGCTGA